The following nucleotide sequence is from Vitis vinifera cultivar Pinot Noir 40024 chromosome 14, ASM3070453v1.
TGTGTGATTGAATCAGTTGTATGTGAGTATTCCTTATTTGTTATAATCTAAAAAAACCacatttttttagttctttatTGTGCTGTTTGCTTCTACCGAACATGCCGAACATTGCAACTACTTTTGGTGTCTTCAATTGCTTTTCAGTTTGTAATTCATACATAGACTATTTCCAAATTCAGTCTTTTATTGCATaagtttttgtttgaaaatcaaGTAGCCAATAGCCTTGATTTTTTTGCCTTGGTTATTCATATTAGATTAAAGGGAACGATTAAGTCCACAATTTCTATATATTTGactattgtttttcatatttatttgcGGTTGACCCTGTGCATGGTGGTTATATGTTTGAAATATAAAGTATACAAGGACAAAGCAATGGGGCAGGTGAAGTTTATTTTCTCCATTACCCTTCGGCTTTCTCCTTCATCTCCTCCTATCCTTCCCCCATGCAAAGTCTAGAAGTCACTATAAGCCCAACATCACTCAATTAAAGCCAAAAATTCAATGATCCTATAATCCCTCCTCTAAAGAAGTGTGGCTTTGTATCTACTCCGGCTTAGAGACTGGCTTTTCACAATTGAATTCAGGATTAAGAAGCTTTTAGTTCTTCTTGCAAGCAAGttgtttggaattttgaatAGCTTTGTTGAGTGTAGGTTGTGTAAGGCACTAATGGAGACATGAGTAGAAGGCATTAGTCAGTCTAAACCATCAAACAATGAACATAGCATCCTTGGATGAGGTTATGAAGTTCTAACTTCTCAGTGGTTGTTCAAGAGTTCTCTACGTTTGTGTAGCTCAAAAGTGCCTACTACCCTGCAAGAGCAAAGGATGAGCACAGAGGACATGGTAATGAAACAATTGGTTTACTGAAAGTTTGAAAGCAGAAATGAGCTGGCTACAATGGTCCTCTTTTCATCATAGGCAACGGTTATGTTGGTGAATTGTTCATCTGGAGTACTTAAAGAGTATCTTCCTCTATTTTCAGGGTTCTTTTTTTGAAAGGAATGATAAATTTTCATAGTTGGTGAATTGTTCATCTGGAGTGCTTAGAGTATCTTTCTCGTTCAGGGCTCaagtttttatcaattttcaagaaatgttggtgtaacacttaaaaattctaCATGTTTGTGTAGCTCAAAAGTGCCTACTACCCTGTAAGAGGGAAGGATGAGCACAGAGGACATGATAATGAAACAATCTATTTACTGAAAGTTTGAAAGCTGAAACATACTGACTACTTGCCTTATTAACAGCAAAATATGAGTTGCTGTTTAGGCCTGAGAATTTCAAGAAGAGCAGGAGAAATGAGCTGGCTACGATGGTCCTTTTTTCATCATGGGCAGTACTTATGTTGGAGAATTGTTCATCTGGAGTACTTGAGTTAAAAGAGTGTCTTCCTCTATTTTCAGGGTTCTTCCTCTGAAAGGAATGATAAATTTCCGTGGTTGGTGAATTGTTCATCTGGAGTACTTTAAGGGTATCTTTCTCATTCAGGGCTCCCCCTTTGGCAGGAATTACCAATTTTCAAGAAATCTTCTTAAAAATCCTTTTGTTTTCCATTAGATGCTGCAGCCAATGTTTACTCTCTTGAGGAGATTTTGGAGAGGCAAGGCTGATCTCTCCTGTTCACAAACATTACATTCCTGGCATTTCTCCTAGATGGCCTTATGATATGTGGGCAATATCATTGCAGAAATTCATTAGGTTCTGTATTGATTTAAGAACTTGAAGCATGAACTTGGAAAAAACGGGAATCATAGTTGGCAATGAGCAGGACTTGCTAGTAGTCCTCAGGTGGCATTGAAGATGGTGTACCATAGTTCATAAATGGCAAGCCAAAGTCagccaaaaaaaacaaaagtcatTCCAGTTGAAGGGTCGACCTTCAGAAAGGTAGATGGATTGATCCTTCAGAGTTTAATGCCTTTAATCAGGTACTCTTGTAGGTGAGTTGACTTTTGCCGACTCTGAATGAAATGCATTTGGGTGGAAGGTCCAGTTAGtcattcttaaatttattcccaaaaatattaaaaagttttaaagtgAATTTAAGAAGCTACGGCCACCCTTTTTAGATGGGTCATGTTCAGTAAGGAGCCCTTCCTGAGATGTGGTCCTCCTCCAGAATTGGTATTTGTGCTTTTGGTTTTGTTGCTTGAATTGTAACACAAAGCACCTGAAATTTGAGGCTTGCTTAGACTGTGTTATGATGAGTCACGTTGGCTGCCTGCTTAAACTAATCTTCAAGGCTTCTCCACACCCATATGGGATAAAGATTTGACCTCCACCTCTGGCACAGAATGAGGTCAAACTATTCAAAACCTTGAAAACTGTGTGGTGGATTAGATTAAAGCGTGAGAAATTGGTCACGTTTAACAGACTAATCCAGATAAGAATTAGGCCTAGTGTCGGTGCATCAATGTCATGTATTTCACATGGATCATGCTTTGATATTTTGTCATTATCTCTTATCCTTGTAGATGCATCCatttgaatttcattatttcttCCTCCTGTGCTATTATTTCTCCTTGGTATGCATAAATAAATCATTGCAGCCTACTTTCCTTCATATTATCTTTGTCTTTTTCTATTCTTCTCTATCTCTCAACACATTCATCTAAGAAAAATATTCTGTGGTAGGGTTTCTTTCGGCTGTGGATTAACAATGCTCACTGTACATAGAAAAAAGGGTCCTCCccccttttgatttttttttcttttgttttgaacTTTGTTAGTTTGGAATATATTGTGGATAAGCATATTAGTTtcagcttttagaaaaattaggaaAGGGAAATGGATCAAAACTCATAGAAGAATTGAgaaaaacttcaagaaatgattAAACATGCAATAATacatattgaagttgttttatcgaagaaaataatgttttacaaaatttgcGATATTTGACGATGATGTAATGTGTActgataagaaatatgaatttttaaagtgtgcatttaatattaaagttaatatttaatttctttaaatgtTAATAGTTTATATAAATTCCATTCTAATAGTTCTCTTTAatactaaaatgaaaatgaattgtGTCGGTGATACTTGAGAATGAAGTCTATTTTGATGGAGACAACATTGGTGTCGTAAAGAGGAGTTTACATAATATTGGTTGTGATTATGAATACGTCACGCATAAGTCTCTTGGTTCCTACCTAGTGCTTTTCTATAGATTGGAAACTTTTCATCTCATAATCTGGAGTAGTCGGCTTTCACTTGTTACATTAGAATGATAAATGTTAATCTCATTTAATGAGTCATTGTGTCGACTCTATACTTGTGGACTCAAAACTGATTGAAAAAGACTCAGTGTCAAATGCTATCATCCTTTCTTGTCTCCTTTTTCTATATGCCTTCCTATAGCTAGGGATAGCAAGAAAAGCCTATTAAGGGGGGATGCATAGTAATAATCTAGGTTAGGGTTAGAGATGAGGACCCTATTTCATGCCTCCTCCACACCttgattgtatatatatatatgtatacttttatatttaaaaattaaaaataaatataaaaattatgaaattaaaaagctaaaaaggaTTCCCCATCCCCATCCCCATCCCTACCTCACCTAGTGTAAAATGAGGAATGAAGAATAAATTTACAAAGGGAGATAGGGATAAGGAAGCCCTCCTCAGCCTCGACCTGCTCTGTTTACATCATTACCGATTACTTCTATGCTTAGATTAGCATTTTTAGATCCATGGTTTTTGTCTTAGTCCAATGTGTGAAATCAAATTCACTAATGAGTTTAATGGATGTTGATTTTGGTTATGTTGTCCAACATTCTCTCTACCATGGCTGTCGTTATCATCATCATCTCTCTCCTTTTGAGATAGTATAGATGAAACTAGAAGCAACAACACCATTTCTTTGGTTAAGACTCATGGAGTCAATGGTAACACAAGGAGGTTGTATTAGTGGTCGCATTGCTTGCTCAAATCAATTTGCTTTGCCTTTACTATGAACTTCTTCAAGCAACACTCTTCAAGTATCAATGCTAGCATAAAAAACATGTGTGACAATTTGTGGATTAGGATTTCTGTGGTCATTATCTAACTTAGTCAACTTTATCCATCTACTGCAAATGATGATACATCCATAAGgcttccattttcctttttgggtaTTGGCACAAGCTTCCATTTCATTGTATGCCTAATCTTTATCTCACAAGGAAATGGAGTGGGTAGGCCTATtgatatgtaataaaaaaagtaaaaattattataaacataGTCACTAAGTAATATGCACAttgttaatatttaatagtaatttCACTTATAATAATTATCTTGACATGTTATGCACTAACTATCATGTTTTTGAAGTGACGAGACAAcactttttatgaaaaaaaaatactcttctAGATGAAGAATTTGCTAATCAATTACTTTATGGTTTCTTTGATTGAACTACTTTTGAACACATCTTTAACACTAATTGAACTAGATGATTTCAAGAGTGATGGTGCAGGGTGTTGGATTTGAGACTCGAATACTTTGTATTCATTGAATAAGTATTAGTATATCGAATACTTTGTATTCGATAAGCCTCTCTTTTGTTAGAGTGCCTTATTAGTTGGGCACATGTattcctcatcatcatcatcatttgtttgtttttgattTTCTATCATTGTGTCATGTAATTCAGCTTAAATTTCCTTTGTATGTagaacattttttgtttttgccttACTCTTTTGTATGGAAAACGCCTTTCTTCTTAGGTTTTAGGAGGCATGTTGTGATGGGTATGTAGGTGAAATAATAAGCGATCCAATTTGAATCTCCTTTTGTATGTGGagtcttttttatgtttttgttttactcttttgtataaaaaaaacttttatcttTATGTGGACTTTATAAGACATGTTAGAATGAGTTTGACGGTTTGTATGtgataaatgaaatttaaattgtaTGATACCATCACTTTAAATGCTATAACGATAAAATAAGCATTCTGTACTATTTATGTTCCCTTCCACTATAATACAACAAAATTTCACCGACAATCTCGTGTGCCACATCCACATCCACTAGCCATTGGTTATAagcattgaattaaaaaaataaattgaaattttgtatgtCTATAAGAGAAaccatatattattaaattaaattaaatattaaagtaatattttttagttatacagataaattaaattagattaaattaaattaaatattcaagtgatatttaaattaaagaaattaaataaataccttaaaaagttaaagaaaaaattatacaattttaagGATAAATAAGAATTCAtatctaattaaattaaatgagaaataaaattgaaatttaattcatCATATTAAACAATGACTTTACCATCATGTTTTGAATGTTAAAATAAAGAACGAGAATTGAGAATCAATTTCATTCATATTCATTAATGTATAGATTATCTTTttagaatgagaataaaaataaaaaatttattaatatcaaaatCAAATCTTGTTCTAAGTAGGCTTTCATTAATATGGAAATCAAACTTCATTTCAatccaaaataaaatgaatataggTTTAAATATTGAACTATATATacaattgaaaattaatatgagattaattttgaacaactgctTTTCCGACGCTTTTGGGTAGATTGCCTGAAAATCCCATACCTTAATCATGTATTCATGTTGTTCATCCTAGATTAATCAATCTTTAAACTCTAAAAGTCAACGAAATTGACGGCTTCAATCCGCCCTTTTTCTTTACTCTTTAGCCATCAGTCATCACACGGTTGTCCAACCGGTGCCCGGAGAGAAAGACCAAATGCAAAAATGATCGAAACCAAGAGACAAAAATTAGAACCAAACAGGGTTCTAATTGACGAAATTGACGGCTTCAATCCGCCCTTTTTCTTTACTCTTCACCCATCACACGGTTGTCCAACCAGTGCCCGGAGAGAAAGACCAAACGCAAAAATGATCGAAACCAAGAGACAAAAATTAGAACCAAACAGGGTATTAGCCGCCACAGCCCGCTTTTCCCGGGCCTCCTCTTTTTGGCGGGAAACACGCTGCGGAATGAATCCAAAGTTTGAAACTTAGGTGTAGTTCTTCccgccaaaaaagaaaaaagaaattcaaacgGGCAGGTCGGGCAGCCCAAAACCGCGTAAAGCCGCCTCCGAGTCTCCGACCGAAGCCTCAATAAGAAAAGGAGGAACGGAAGCCGAtggagagtttttttttaatgaggtTTTACCGTCTTAGCATTTGGAAATAGGGGAATCTTTTATTATGGTAACTTAGGATTCCTTGTACCCCCATGTGTACATGTCTACCCCCTTCTCCTTCATTGGATTCCCCCCTCCCCTTTTTCCCAATCCAATTACCAACTACCCACAATCAAAcccttctcttttttctctcattctcacTCCCCCTACAACCCACCGCCACTCTCTTCTTTTGACTTCTTTCTCAGCTACTTCATTCTCAACTTTTTCCTTACTACTGACCTTACCCACTTATTCCTCATTTCAAAACCAAGGTTAAGTGCTTCCCCTTCATGTTGTTGTGTCCATGCAATTTGTTTAACAAATTTGTGAAGTAAAACCATAGTCTCTCACCTTCTAATCCTGCATTTTTtgagtactttttttttatagtaaaactGTGAAATCTTCATAAATTTCTATAGTGATGAAGACCTAGTCCACTGCTAGCCACCAACCACATGGCTCACTAGACAATCAATTCATCTTCTGTTTGTTGTTATTCAAATAGTACACCCTAATTTGTTTCCTTACGTTCTGGAATCacttttttaatgttttatttcaaCGCGGTTTTGACTCAATAATGATATCTTAGGACTAATCTGATACAGCAATTATTGGGCTAAGTTAGTGACATTGGGTTTAGGCAGTGTATTAGTGTATTTCCCTTGACCTCCATAACAGGGCTTCTTCATTACAGCTCTAGGTGACAGGGTCCAGGGACTTGAGGATTGGATTTGAAAATATGCCTGTGGCTTCTAATAAAGACCCTTTGGATTGGCCTAACTGATGAATATGCAGGCAATCATATCATTTGTTATGTAGCTTTACTGTTGTCtctatcaaattaaatgatcTTTGTAAGGTCTCCAGAGACGAGCAAATCCCAAGTTGGCCATTAGGACTTGCTTATGAGAGCTTCTTGGAGACGACAAGAAGAGGTCTTTCACCTTGTCCTCGCTTATTCAAAATCCATTCATTGAATGTTACAGTGTTTGTCATTTCCTCTGGAAAAAGTTTACTTTCTCGAGAGGGTTTACCTAGCATGTGAAAAAGTACTTTCATTACTGGGTGTATTTTATATGCCTTTTGCCATTTAACTGATAATTTAGTGGATAGTCCTTATGATAATCGTACATGAATGCAGCTTTGAGTGCACCTTTtagtaggttttttttttttcccttttgttccttttgttcTTTTGCATACCCCAGATTCATGCTGAGAAAAATAATGTTCATAACCTGTGATTGAAATAGCTTTGTGAAATCGTATGGCTTATTTAGACTTAGGCCTGTAACAGTAGATAATATGTTCAAAAACAGTGTAGTGAAATTTGAGCTTAGCTTCCTCAAGATTCAACCGGACGTTTTGCTTCAAAATGAAACTTTCTTGGCAAGACTGTTGATTTGGCAGGGTgcagagaaaataaaagagtaccaggaaaatatTTCTATcaggaaaaaaaggaagggaaaaaaCCAACGGTCCAAAATCAATGCCAACTAACCATATTGGAGTTGACACTTAGGTCATTCAATTCAAAATGACTACTAGCTAGCTGACAAAGGTGGAGcttaattttaacttaaaagtgTTGCAAGATGCTTTGTTAAGTGGTTGTGATCCCTAGAAATCATTATTTATAATGCGAAAGGAATCCTAGATTAGTTGAACTTCCCCTTATCACCTTTTACACAAATCTCTTCTTGCTTGATCAGGGGCAACATACATATCCTGTCTGACTCCACCATAAACAAATGTGGGTTTGGTACATGATAAACATGCCTCAAATCTTATCCTGAACCACATCCATTTACCATGTTGAAGCCAAACCAGCAAACTGTCTTTGTCAAGAAGTGTTTGAACCAAACGATGCTTAAACCCCACATAGGATTCTAATCTAAAATCTCCATATGCGTTTGTCCTTTTATCACCAGTGAAGCATGAGGAAGTTGGTTTGGCATAGAGCTCTAAGTGAAGTGGGTCATGGGAGTGGGGCACAGGAAGACTAAAGAGAGGGTGGCAGAGCATAAAAAAAGGTACTTGCGCTGAGGAAGGTTGTGAAGGATTTGTCACAGTCAACCAGTTGTATGAAGCATCCGTGCAGCATCACCAGCCATGAAAAAGATATCCTTTTACATGTGTTGAGCAACTTTTGGATTCTTAGCTAGATATTGACTGGCGTTTGGTGTCGTATGCAAATAACACAAATGGATGTGTCTCCGGAGAGGGAGAGATGGGGACTTGGGAGAGagttcaaaacaaaaatgtaaagGGGAGGTGGTGGTGAAGGGACGAGGAAGTGGGAGTTGATGAGTGGAGCAGAGCAGAGCAGAGACTTGATGAATGATGAGTGGGGCAGAGTTCATAAACAGTGAAACATAAGAGTAAAAGGGCAGAGAGATTCACTTAAGAATCATGAGCGGAGCAGGGTTGATAAGCATAGCAAATAGCAAATATGAACTCTGCTCATGCCATTTTCAGCTTTACAAACATGTgagattgagagagagagatgaaaaAAAGAAGTCAGTTCATCCAAGCTCAAAATCCTCAAAACCTCACTTAACATTAAGCACTGAAAGCAGTGCATCTCATTCCAACAAACAtggaaataagaaagaaaaaggaaagaaaagagtaGGACTAGTAATGctaaaccaaaacaaaaacactCGAAAAACATACCAacgagaaaaatgaaaaacacttGTCATTAAGCAAAAATGAAGAACTACACTAGACTACCGATTTCATAAACATACTATCTTTGTACATCATCAACTCTCCTCCACTACTGAGAACCGGAAAAAGAGGAACAAAGCAGAAACCAGATTCATGACTATATGGGTTCCAAAACCCCTCCTAATCTCAACACCTTAATTCGCCCTCTCAACATGGCGTATAAACACTGATTCCAAATCAGGAGGCGTGAAGAACTCCCTCACACCATTCAAATGACATCTCGACGGCCGTCGCTTCCTAGGCGCCGGCGGGCACGGCAATCTCTCCGGTATTCTCGCTTCTTTCGTTGTCGGGGTCGTTGAACATGCCTCGTCATCGCTCTCCTTCTCTCTGGGCTTAGTACTCACGGGCCTCAACGGAGCCCGTATCGATATTCCGGCGATTACCCATTTCTTACCCTCAGATTCTATACTTCCATCCACTTGCGGCTTCTCCGAAAACCCCATCTCCAATTAGAACACCCAGAGCAACCCAGATGCAGAACAACAccaaagtgaagaaaaagatgGGATTTGATCAAAGAATCAgaacaaatcaagaaaaatgggaGAGAAAATTGGTGTGGGAAAGGAAGAACAAAGAATAAGCGAAAAGGGTCTTTGTTTCTATGCGAATAGTGTcggagaagaaaagaagagagaagtaGGTTCGAATGAAGAACGAATATTGTGAAAGAGGAAAAGAGATTATATTTGGGGGGAAAGCTTCGTGAGATACAAAAATGTTGGTGGTGAGCTGCCCGTTAAATTACGGGCAGCCGAAACCGAGTGAAACTCTGATTTTGGCGCCAAAATTTGGGGTTTAGTTGATAACGGCTCTATTTCCCGCgtttatttcctttctttttttggttgatTTCCGGTTTTGCCCTCGCTTCGCATTATTGTTGTCTGGGAAGTGATGCGGCCGCACGATCACCGGTGATCTTGAAGGCAATGGAACGGTGTCGTTTTAatcaagaaaaaccaaaaacctTTCATTGGGCCTGGGCCATTCAAAATGACTGCTCCTAGGACATCGGAGAACAGAACTGGATTCAACTAGAAAATTGGCTTCTTGAAAAATGATGAGATAAAGCATGATTTTAATTGGGTTGAAGTGAGATTGATCACCTCAAACACTGGGTCAAAGTTTTGATTTCTGAATTTGAAGCTaaacatttttcctttcaagAGTGGTAATAGCAAGGTGTAAAAGTTCAGTCCAAATCAGAAAAACACGAGAAGTATTTAGAGttcgtttgatagtgattttaagaagtgtttttagtgttttcaagttgaaaaaaaaaataaaaacgtttcctaaaatcaaCACTTTTAGTTTTGAATTCCCATTCTCCCCATACATTATTGCAACAGATTCAGAAGCCTGTTATTTGAAGAATGAGTACTGTAGattatttagggtttttgacTAATGGTGAAAAACCCACTCGTGATTGGTTGGGTTGGCACCCTGCAGGAGATGACACTGGACCTAATAAGGAAAAGTGCATTTCAATTGTGAAACCCTTTGGATTCCTTCAAAAAGCTTAACAACTTTCATGTTCAATTGTTCTTGCCATCATTCTGATACTTTCAATAGACcaccaagaaaacaaaaaaaaatgatcttatTTCAAAAACTTCCTTCTATctctaaaaaattcaaagagatgTTTCAAAATATCCATTCCCACCTTTATATTTCACCCTCAAGggtgaatatttttttctttctgccCTTTTCctcagaaaagaaaaagtccACAATCAGCTACTGGGCATTATTTTTCTAGGAATGGATTCCATTTCCATCATCCCTTAGAAAACAAGCATATTGCTTTCGTGCTGAAATCAGCCACCATTTTCTCCACGCCACAGGCCTCCTAATACAAACCCTCATATCATAGGTTTCTGATATGCTCTGCTTCAGTGTCAATGAGTGATGGTaccaaaagaagaaattaaaaaaaggggGAAGGGGGTGGAGCATGTTTATCAGATCTCAGCTGATGCAGCAGTGGGGCCCCATGGACGGCCTGCCATCTTTGACAACCCAATAAGAGGCCAGAACCAGAGAACCTCTGACATGGCGCCACGTATGCCACTAGGCTGTCCTCTACTTTTAATTTCTGATCATATGGTTGTCTTTCTCTGAGGTCCCATCAATGTTGGGCCCACCTGCACTCACTTCAAATTGCAATTTGCAACCCCAACTTCTGTTTCCCCatcttttataaattattacttATCAGCTTTCCTTGTCACTGGGCGTTGCTGATTCAAACCATCCAACAACACGCACACAAGCCAGGCCTCCCCTGTTCATCTACCATTCAACCCATGAAGCAGTATCATACTTTGAGACGTCTACAATAAGTGTAACATGCTTTTAAGTCATATTGAGAATGACCCAAATGGTAACAGCACCTACCCAATTCCCTTTCTTGGGGTTTGTAGCAATGACCTCAAACAACAGGGTCTCTGTTTCTATTCCTTTTGGTTGGAAAGTAGTGATTCTATAGCCAACTCCTGACGGGTTGCCCATAAACATTAGAGACTTTTTTCACTTGGGAAGGGCAAAAGCCACAAAACAGAGCAATAGACTTTCAATTTTGCCACATTTCAATATTTCCAGCTGGCTTAAAGATTGGTGAATGTTGATTTCATATGAGGCAATATTTGAGTGCTGGTGACCTTCTCTGTTTTTGAACGGTCGTTGTTGCTTCAGAGGGTGGCTAAGCAACTGTCACTAACACTTGTCTTTTTGGTAAAATGCTACAAAATTTTGGGTTGGGTGATTGAATAAGGCAGAAGCCAATTATAGGCATTTTTTTTCCCGAAAGAGTGGCCGAGGGGTCGGCAATTGCTTTCagaaacaattctaaaaaatagtttttaagaactgATTTTCGATTTTTGTAGGACAAAGGTTTACttggaaacctaaaatatttttaacctatttttaatgttttaaaaataatttttatatctaacattttatttttaattattttagtacaattatttcctaaaataattcttcgaaataagtgaaaaaagctaaaatatgttatctaaaaataccGTATTTTTTGTccataagaatagaaaacagaaaccaatttttaattattaaatatgttttcgatattttttgttctagagaacaaaaaatagttccCCAAAGAGGTCCCAAGTTTTCAGAAGATTTGGCTAAGCATCAGAAGCAGAGTATTAAGTAAATAGCAAACTAGAAATACTGCACAACATAAAAGTAACATTCCTCATCTGGTTGAACACTCACGTATGTGCTTGCTTGTAACCAGGGGCTTTCTATGATTTTCATCCTATAACAGTAAGCTGCAAaaggacaaaaataaaatgaaaaaaaaacatataaattcaGTATACCATAGGGGCATGGAAgcatttagaaaaatacttGATAACATGGGAGACCTGATGCATGCATGTTATGAccacaaatgaaaaaaaaaataggaaaagctcttttcaattgaaaaaatggaaaagcaaAAGCCAAGTTGAAATCACCTCCATCCATCCACGTAGGGGCGGCTAAGAATGACAATAAATATTTGTTGGGTCGGTTTGATTTGGATTGTTTTTTTGTAATGTTATGCAACCCCTTTTATTTATACCTATGCattattgttttcacttttcccCTTGGGGCCTCTGTGACATATCGGTGACGCTCATAAAAGATACTTGTACTGCAACACAAAGAATAAGCTGCTTTCTTTGGACATTATCAACATGTTCTGTCACATTATTGGCTGGCAAAGCCATCAGGAATGTCCATCACTATCTATAGAGTAGTCCAACCTAGATGGTTCAATTAACTGACCAGGTCTGGGGTGGTAAACACATGACCATTATGGACATTAACAATAAAGATTTGTGGGCAAATATTCTAAGCAGCATTATTTAACATTAACAACATTTTTTCATGAATAATATTCATGTTGGAACTTTATATTTTAGTCCAATGGATTCCTAGG
It contains:
- the LOC100268049 gene encoding cyclin-dependent protein kinase inhibitor SMR6; translated protein: MGFSEKPQVDGSIESEGKKWVIAGISIRAPLRPVSTKPREKESDDEACSTTPTTKEARIPERLPCPPAPRKRRPSRCHLNGVREFFTPPDLESVFIRHVERAN